The following proteins are co-located in the Prinia subflava isolate CZ2003 ecotype Zambia chromosome 16, Cam_Psub_1.2, whole genome shotgun sequence genome:
- the PPP2R2B gene encoding serine/threonine-protein phosphatase 2A 55 kDa regulatory subunit B beta isoform isoform X1, with translation MKCFSRYLPYLFRPHGALCSAGCHAEADIISTVEFNHTGELLATGDKGGRVVIFQREQESKNQPHRRGEYNVYSTFQSHEPEFDYLKSLEIEEKINKIRWLPQQNAAYFLLSTNDKTVKLWKVSERDKRPEGYNLKDEDGRLRDPSMITVLRVPVLRPMDLMVEATPRRVFANAHTYHINSISVNSDYETYMSADDLRINLWNFEITNQSFNIVDIKPANMEELTEVITAAEFHPHHCNTFVYSSSKGTIRLCDMRAAALCDRHAKFFEEPEDPSNRSFFSEIISSISDVKFSHSGRYIMTRDYLTVKVWDLNMENRPIETYQVHDYLRSKLCSLYENDCIFDKFECVWNGSDSVIMTGSYNNFFRMFDRNTKRDVTLEASRENSKPRAILKPRKVCVGGKRRKDEISVDSLDFSKKILHTAWHPSENIIAVAATNNLYIFQDKVN, from the exons CTGACATCATCTCCACAGTTGAGTTCAACCACACTGGAGAGTTACTGGCAACAGGGGACAAGGGGGGCCGGGTTGTAATATTTCAGCGTGAGCAGGAG agcaAGAACCAGCCCCACCGCAGGGGAGAGTACAATGTCTACAGCACCTTCCAGAGCCACGAGCCAGAGTTCGATTACCTGAAGAGCCTGGAGATTGAGGAGAAGATCAATAAGATTCGATGGCTGCCGCAGCAGAACGCCGCCTATTTCCTGCTCTCCACCAACG ATAAGACTGTGAAGCTATGGAAGGTCAGCGAGAGGGACAAGAGACCGGAGGGATACAACCTCAAGGATGAGGATGGCCGTCTCCGAGACCCCTCCATGATCACTGTGCTGCGG GTGCCCGTGCTGCGGCCCATGGACCTGATGGTGGAGGCCACTCCTCGGAGGGTGTTTGCCAACGCGCACACCTACCACATCAACTCCATCTCTGTCAACAGCGACTACGAGACCTACATGTCAGCGGATGACCTGAGGATAAACCTGTGGAATTTTGAAATCACAAATCAAAGTTTTA ACATCGTGGACATCAAGCCGGCCAACATGGAGGAGCTGACGGAGGTGATCACGGCGGCCGAGTTCCACCCGCACCACTGCAACACCTTCGtgtacagcagcagcaagggcaCCATCCGCCTGTGCGACATGCGCGCCGCCGCGCTCTGCGACCGCCACGCCAAGT TTTTTGAAGAGCCTGAAGACCCGAGTAACCggtcatttttttctgagatcaTCTCCTCCATCTCTGATGTCAAATTCAGCCACAGTGGAAGGTACATCATGACCCGGGACTACCTCACTGTCAAGGTGTGGGACTTGAACATGGAGAACCGGCCCATTGAGACCTACCAG GTCCACGACTACCTGCGGAGCAAGCTCTGCTCGCTCTACGAGAACGACTGCATCTTCGACAAGTTCGAGTGCGTCTGGAACGGGTCTGACAG TGTCATCATGACGGGCTCCTACAACAACTTCTTCCGCATGTTCGACCGCAACACCAAGCGTGACGTGACGCTGGAGGCGTCGCGGGAGAACAGCAAACCCCGTGCCATCCTCAAACCCCGCAAGGTCTGCGTGGGTGGGAAGCGCAGGAAAGACGAGATCAGCGTGGACAGTCTGGACTTTAGCAAAAAGATCCTGCACACAGCTTGGCACCCCTCGGAGAACATCATCGCTGTGGCAGCCACGAACAACCTGTACATATTCCAGGACAAGGTTAACTAG
- the PPP2R2B gene encoding serine/threonine-protein phosphatase 2A 55 kDa regulatory subunit B beta isoform isoform X2 produces the protein MEEDAETRKISSSFLRDHSYATEADIISTVEFNHTGELLATGDKGGRVVIFQREQESKNQPHRRGEYNVYSTFQSHEPEFDYLKSLEIEEKINKIRWLPQQNAAYFLLSTNDKTVKLWKVSERDKRPEGYNLKDEDGRLRDPSMITVLRVPVLRPMDLMVEATPRRVFANAHTYHINSISVNSDYETYMSADDLRINLWNFEITNQSFNIVDIKPANMEELTEVITAAEFHPHHCNTFVYSSSKGTIRLCDMRAAALCDRHAKFFEEPEDPSNRSFFSEIISSISDVKFSHSGRYIMTRDYLTVKVWDLNMENRPIETYQVHDYLRSKLCSLYENDCIFDKFECVWNGSDSVIMTGSYNNFFRMFDRNTKRDVTLEASRENSKPRAILKPRKVCVGGKRRKDEISVDSLDFSKKILHTAWHPSENIIAVAATNNLYIFQDKVN, from the exons CTGACATCATCTCCACAGTTGAGTTCAACCACACTGGAGAGTTACTGGCAACAGGGGACAAGGGGGGCCGGGTTGTAATATTTCAGCGTGAGCAGGAG agcaAGAACCAGCCCCACCGCAGGGGAGAGTACAATGTCTACAGCACCTTCCAGAGCCACGAGCCAGAGTTCGATTACCTGAAGAGCCTGGAGATTGAGGAGAAGATCAATAAGATTCGATGGCTGCCGCAGCAGAACGCCGCCTATTTCCTGCTCTCCACCAACG ATAAGACTGTGAAGCTATGGAAGGTCAGCGAGAGGGACAAGAGACCGGAGGGATACAACCTCAAGGATGAGGATGGCCGTCTCCGAGACCCCTCCATGATCACTGTGCTGCGG GTGCCCGTGCTGCGGCCCATGGACCTGATGGTGGAGGCCACTCCTCGGAGGGTGTTTGCCAACGCGCACACCTACCACATCAACTCCATCTCTGTCAACAGCGACTACGAGACCTACATGTCAGCGGATGACCTGAGGATAAACCTGTGGAATTTTGAAATCACAAATCAAAGTTTTA ACATCGTGGACATCAAGCCGGCCAACATGGAGGAGCTGACGGAGGTGATCACGGCGGCCGAGTTCCACCCGCACCACTGCAACACCTTCGtgtacagcagcagcaagggcaCCATCCGCCTGTGCGACATGCGCGCCGCCGCGCTCTGCGACCGCCACGCCAAGT TTTTTGAAGAGCCTGAAGACCCGAGTAACCggtcatttttttctgagatcaTCTCCTCCATCTCTGATGTCAAATTCAGCCACAGTGGAAGGTACATCATGACCCGGGACTACCTCACTGTCAAGGTGTGGGACTTGAACATGGAGAACCGGCCCATTGAGACCTACCAG GTCCACGACTACCTGCGGAGCAAGCTCTGCTCGCTCTACGAGAACGACTGCATCTTCGACAAGTTCGAGTGCGTCTGGAACGGGTCTGACAG TGTCATCATGACGGGCTCCTACAACAACTTCTTCCGCATGTTCGACCGCAACACCAAGCGTGACGTGACGCTGGAGGCGTCGCGGGAGAACAGCAAACCCCGTGCCATCCTCAAACCCCGCAAGGTCTGCGTGGGTGGGAAGCGCAGGAAAGACGAGATCAGCGTGGACAGTCTGGACTTTAGCAAAAAGATCCTGCACACAGCTTGGCACCCCTCGGAGAACATCATCGCTGTGGCAGCCACGAACAACCTGTACATATTCCAGGACAAGGTTAACTAG